The window TCGAGATGGGCTTGGCGTATGTGTGCGAGCACAGCGTGGCCAAGCCGAAGACCTGCGACTTCCGCAGCGGACGCATCATCTTGCAGCAGGAAATTTTGCCTGAGCAAATGGTCAAGCTGCTCAACGATGGCAAGACCGATCTGATGCCGGGATTTGTATCGCAGCGTACGCGTCGTCCGTTCAAGGCTTTCCTGGTCAAGGGCAAGGATGGCAAGATCAGCTTCGAGTTCGAGGAGCGCAAGGCCAAGGCGCCGGCCAAGGGCAAGGCAGCTGCGGTAGCCGATCCCGAGGGCGACGAGGCGGCACCGGCCACGGCGAAGAAAGCCGCACCGGCCAAGAAAGCGGCGGCTAAAAAAGCGCCGGCCAAGAAGGCTGCCGCCAAGAAGCCGGCAGCGAAAAAAGCCGCCGTCAAGAAAGTTGTTGCGGAAGAATAATCCGCTGTACCGCCTGGTGCCAGGGCTGGCATCCAGATACGGGCCCGTCTGTAGAAACCGCGTTGCGGCTTTTATGGCCGGGCCCGTATTCGTTTGTCAATTTCAGTTTTTTGAGGTGGTCACAGTTTGTGACCACCTCCTGTTCTTCCGCGCCCGTCTACTGGAACGTAAGTCGGACGGGAAGCGTCGTGCTGTACTGGCACCATCACCATGTTGGAGACGCAATTCATGAACGTCGATTTGAGCCTTCTTGAACGCTGGCTGACTGGCTGGAGCCTGGCGCGCGGAGTGCCGCTTCCCAGACACCACGGGGGAGGATTGGCAGTGGACGTCGGTCGGCCCGACCAGTTGCGCCGTCACGTCTTTGCGGATGCAGGTGAAGCGCTTCAAGAATGTGCATCGCGCATCCACGAGCCCTTCGTCTATCTGAAGGCACCGGTCGATCCCGATCACATGCGCCGCGCGCTTCCCGACCGCTGGACGATCGAAGCTCCCCACTATCTTATGTACCTGTCCACGCCGATATCTGCATCAGCCGCATCGCCAGCAGGCTACACGGCCAGAATGGAAGAGGAAAATGGGGCATCCCTTATCCGCCTGCTTGACGCGGCGGGGCAGACGGCGGCAATAGGGCGCGTGGCGCTGAGCCATGGAACCGCCGTATTCGACCGCATCGAAACCGTCGAGTCTCATCGCAGAAAGGGCCTTGCCCGCGCGCTAATGATCGCGCTCGACACTGTGGCCGAACAAGCCGGAACGACAGAGCGCCTGCTCGTCGCCACCGAGGCCGGACGCGCGCTGTACCTCTCCCTGGGCTGGCGCGTGCTGGCACCGTATTCCACGGCCGTGCTTCCGGCCCCATAGCTGTAGCGGCTGGCGTTTCAGATCGACCGTGCTCGCATTCGACGCCGATTTCGGTTCGAATTTACTGCAGACGAAGGCAGGTCCGTGCTCACACTATCTACAAATGAGCTTGCTATCGATGGCGCCGGCTCGCATTCCATGGCCGCCGGCCACGCTAACTGCAAATGACGGCCCGTATCGGTACCTCCCTTTTCGGTCTGCGCGAAGGGGGTGCTGTCGCCCCAAACCGGTCATTGCCAAACAGCGTCGGCGCCATAGAACTTTAGGAATCCTCAACGTTCCTGGCGACGAACATTTCGACAAACTGCATTGGAGCGAGCGTCGTACCACCTTGTTTAGCAATTTCCTGATTCCTAGTCCACATCACATTGATGGAATCCCGGATATCCACCGGAAAGTGGAGTTGGTCGATCACGATGTCCCCCCAGGAACCAGCGGTCGAAAAAGATTCTCGAAATTTAGGAGTCATTGCTACAAGAAGCGCTTCCTGTGATGGATCGAGCTCATCAATACATTTCAATACGAAGGAATCGACCAGCTTAAGAAACGGTTTCCCAGCATAGCGGTCCATCGGCAGAGGCTTCTTGCCAAATCCGAAAAGTCCCATTTGTAGTTCCTGTTTGAAAAGGTAAATAAGGTTGAACGACCGCTCCTGGCCGACATCTGCCGATTGTACTCGACGGCTGCAGCACGGTCCGATCTCGGCAGCTGCCGCCCATAGCGGACGCCCAGAGGTAGGTCAACATTGACGCGAGCTGCGTGCCGCCAGAAAATTAAACAACCACCAGCGCCACATCCGGCACGTCCGACTCGACGGAACTTTTAAGCGGTCTTATTGCCAACCAAAAGAAGCTTATTTCTTACGGTGGCTACAAATTGAGCACGTTGGTCAACATTTAAAAATGCACGAGCAGGAATTATGTGGGCAGCGTGCGCATTAACGTACACGGCAACATATCCAAGTCGTTTGACCACCTTAAGAATGCCTGGCCAGTAGTGGTAGGACTTGTTGAAGCGAGTTTCCTCAAAAAAAGCATCATCTTGTATTTCAATGG of the Massilia violaceinigra genome contains:
- a CDS encoding GNAT family N-acetyltransferase, producing the protein MNVDLSLLERWLTGWSLARGVPLPRHHGGGLAVDVGRPDQLRRHVFADAGEALQECASRIHEPFVYLKAPVDPDHMRRALPDRWTIEAPHYLMYLSTPISASAASPAGYTARMEEENGASLIRLLDAAGQTAAIGRVALSHGTAVFDRIETVESHRRKGLARALMIALDTVAEQAGTTERLLVATEAGRALYLSLGWRVLAPYSTAVLPAP